One genomic segment of Candidatus Berkiella aquae includes these proteins:
- a CDS encoding Rid family detoxifying hydrolase has protein sequence MVTKHRIQTEQAPQAVGCYSQGIRSGNWVFLSGQIGLNPQTMQMVEGGILAELEQCLRNLKAVLASVGGDFSHIVKVTVFLKDLGSYTVLNEMMQKYFATPYPARSAVEVSRLPRDALVEIEAIAVI, from the coding sequence ATGGTAACAAAACATCGTATTCAAACCGAACAAGCACCCCAGGCAGTTGGTTGTTACTCTCAAGGCATTCGTTCTGGTAATTGGGTTTTTTTATCAGGTCAAATTGGTCTTAATCCACAAACCATGCAAATGGTCGAGGGAGGGATCTTAGCTGAGTTGGAGCAATGTTTGCGTAATTTGAAAGCCGTACTTGCTTCAGTTGGGGGAGATTTTTCTCATATTGTTAAAGTTACTGTCTTCCTAAAAGATTTAGGGAGCTACACGGTTTTAAATGAAATGATGCAGAAATATTTTGCGACTCCTTATCCTGCGCGTTCAGCGGTCGAAGTTTCCAGGTTACCTCGTGATGCTTTAGTCGAAATAGAGGCTATAGCGGTCATTTAA
- a CDS encoding MFS transporter → MSLDFLKPAPYQPVMNDEAKIKADYRYWRMRICYSIFLGYAFFYFTRKSFTFAMPYIGADLGFSKSELGMLGSILYLSYGVSKFISGVMSDRSNPRYFMAVGLIITGILNILFGLSSSLWMFAIFWGLNGWFQAWGWPACCKQLNYWFAQSERGLWYSICSTSHNLGGALIPIIAVFCAIQFGWRFAMFIPAVCSILMGFVLMNRLRDVPRTLGLPTVEEYRNEPLQNIEECKATKHPLLSVREILFNQVLNNKYVWIFSLSYFFIYVVRTAINDWTFFYLTEAKNMDDLLASSGVFWFEVGGFIGMIAAGWGSDYFWKGNRVPAMVVCALGLIFSLLALKYVPANHVVLDMTLLALIGGFVFGPQMIVGLAAAEFVDKRAAATSNGFAGTLGYFGAAVAGYPVGKMIEVWGWHGFFTAMLLSSAVIFIILLPLWSTNSNARRPQTQIDWSSKRTLEKA, encoded by the coding sequence ATGAGCTTGGATTTTTTAAAACCCGCGCCTTATCAGCCTGTAATGAATGATGAAGCCAAAATCAAAGCAGATTATCGATATTGGCGTATGCGCATCTGTTATTCCATCTTTCTTGGTTATGCTTTTTTCTATTTCACACGCAAGAGCTTTACTTTTGCGATGCCTTACATTGGTGCCGATCTGGGTTTCTCCAAATCTGAATTAGGAATGTTAGGTTCCATACTTTATCTCAGTTATGGTGTGAGTAAATTTATTAGTGGCGTGATGTCCGATCGCTCCAATCCCCGCTATTTCATGGCTGTTGGGCTTATTATCACTGGGATTTTAAATATTTTATTTGGTCTTTCTTCTTCGCTTTGGATGTTTGCTATTTTTTGGGGATTGAATGGTTGGTTTCAAGCTTGGGGCTGGCCTGCATGTTGTAAGCAACTTAATTATTGGTTTGCGCAATCTGAGCGAGGTCTTTGGTATAGCATTTGTAGCACTTCTCATAATTTAGGGGGAGCGCTGATTCCTATCATTGCCGTGTTTTGTGCGATTCAATTCGGTTGGCGCTTTGCTATGTTTATCCCTGCGGTGTGTAGCATCTTAATGGGATTTGTCTTGATGAACCGCTTACGCGATGTTCCTCGAACATTAGGTTTACCAACAGTTGAAGAATACCGAAATGAGCCTTTACAAAATATTGAGGAATGCAAGGCAACTAAGCATCCCTTATTGTCAGTTCGTGAAATATTATTTAACCAAGTATTAAACAATAAATATGTTTGGATTTTCTCCCTTTCCTATTTTTTCATCTATGTTGTCAGAACCGCTATTAATGATTGGACATTCTTTTATTTAACTGAAGCCAAGAATATGGATGATTTATTGGCAAGTAGTGGCGTGTTTTGGTTTGAAGTAGGTGGCTTTATTGGTATGATAGCTGCCGGTTGGGGATCTGATTATTTCTGGAAAGGTAACCGTGTGCCAGCAATGGTCGTTTGTGCACTTGGACTTATCTTCTCGTTATTAGCGTTAAAGTATGTTCCTGCCAACCATGTTGTTTTAGATATGACATTGTTAGCCTTAATTGGCGGCTTTGTTTTTGGTCCGCAAATGATTGTTGGTTTAGCTGCTGCCGAATTTGTCGATAAGCGTGCTGCAGCAACGTCTAATGGATTTGCGGGAACGTTAGGTTATTTTGGTGCAGCTGTTGCAGGTTATCCTGTTGGTAAAATGATTGAAGTGTGGGGTTGGCATGGCTTCTTTACAGCAATGCTATTAAGCTCCGCAGTTATCTTCATTATATTATTACCACTTTGGTCAACTAACAGTAATGCAAGAAGACCACAAACTCAAATTGACTGGTCTTCTAAGAGAACCTTAGAAAAAGCTTAG